AGATTTTGCCGTGTTAGAAGTTGAGGGTCTTGATGCACGAATGGACGCAATAAAACGAATCATCCGACCTAAATTAGAAGCGTATGGGCAGCATTTTTCCGGATTTTTAACAACTTTAACAGGTGAAGAAATATTCCCACATGTGGCAAAGCATGCTAGACGTTCCGTTAACCCACCTGATGATACATGGGTGGCGTTTGCTAGTAATAAACGCGGATACAAAAAACTTCCTCATTTTCAAATCGGACTATGGAAAACACATGTGTTTATTTGGTTTGCTGTTATTTATGAATGCCCGATTAAACAGGAATTTGGAAAGGAATTAAAAAATCATCTTGCTTCCATTATGAAAGAAATACCAGACCACTTTGTATGGTCGATTGATCATACGAAACCAGAAATAAAAAAACATGGGGAATTAACGGAGAATGAGTTGCAAACAATGATTGAGCGTCTAATAAATGTGAAAAAGGCGGAATTATTATGTGGAGTCAATATACCGAGAGATGAAATGATAAACCTTTCAAAAAAAGAGTTTATAATGCTAATTGAAAATACTTTTAAAACATTGCTGCCTTTATACCAACTGTCTAAAAAGGTTTATTCGTTATGACAAGTATATGGGTTCATAAAGAAATATTTAATTTACATATTGAAAGTAGCTGGCAAAAGCCAGCTACTTTTCAATAATAATCTATAA
This genomic interval from Bacillus alveayuensis contains the following:
- a CDS encoding uncharacterized protein YktB (UPF0637 family) (product_source=COG4493; cog=COG4493; pfam=PF06335; superfamily=142913); translated protein: MGPLTPFQQEDFAVLEVEGLDARMDAIKRIIRPKLEAYGQHFSGFLTTLTGEEIFPHVAKHARRSVNPPDDTWVAFASNKRGYKKLPHFQIGLWKTHVFIWFAVIYECPIKQEFGKELKNHLASIMKEIPDHFVWSIDHTKPEIKKHGELTENELQTMIERLINVKKAELLCGVNIPRDEMINLSKKEFIMLIENTFKTLLPLYQLSKKVYSL